The genomic DNA agtattgactcaggggtgtgaatacttatgtaaatgagatatttctgtattttctaaAAACATTGCCATTAtcagttattgtgtgtagatggggggGATATGCCAGATATGCCAGATATGCGattgccatagcctgagggacataCATCCCATGACAATTAATTCCATGAAGGATTTATTGTACATTGTATGTAACTTAcaagtaatacatagtgtagccATCATCCATGTACATTTAGTTGTTTATTTATTAGCCATCTCTTTTCTTAGAACCTTATTTAATTGAATGTAGATCACACAATACAACAGCAATAGTGTTGTAACTGTATACATtattatatatacacaatatTATTAACCTCATTGGATTTTACTGTATTTACTGAAATTTTGTACAACTACTGCTTTAGCAATATCTATTAAATTgtatttcatgccaataaagcaatctGAATttgacagaccgagagagacacagagagagacgaagcgaggagaacgagaaagagggagagagaaggtgagaaagaaagagagtggaaGATCAGCTCAGCAGCTCCCCAACAGCCATTAGTCATAATTTGGTCCCGGACGCACAACAGGGCCCTgcgtctgaaggtacaaactaaAATTTATTGGGCTGGCCTGCTTGGGCTAATTGAAAGaaattgtctgtctgtttgctttCCACAGTGTTTGGAGAAGGGTTAGTTTTAAAGCAGAAGGTTTTAGCCACCAGCGCCATCAACCGAACAGCACACAGCAGAGCTCTGCACCTACTGGCTGGACAGGATTAAGATCAATTCTAACAGGGTTAGTCAGtgccatttcaattcagtcaattcaatGAATTAATTAAAACTCAACTCATGAATTGAGTTGAAAAATGAACATTGTTTTCCTAGGTGGACTCGCTTTTCAATTCATGAATCAAATATCAATGcatttcctgaattgactgaaactGAGCGGAAACAAAATCGAGCCCCGACCAAATTGTTACCTGGCCAGCCATTACAGGTAATTACTAGATTCACCTCAGTTGATGACACAGCCCAAAAAAACACCAATCCACCAACTGTCAAAAATACTGTGACAGGTTGTGACCTTACTTTATATACTTTTCTACCACTGTCAAAGCTGGAACAGTCTCCTACCTCTCCTCGCCAGCCTTCCTTCCTTCTACTATAAACTGCCACACTTGCAAAAAACCCAGAGGAAAATGTGAGAGGGGAATGCAatgaatgaaaaataaataaatctattTGAGACTGGCAGAAGCTCCTGTTTTTAAAATAATAAGATGTAGCTGTTCTGAGTTCTAACCGTCACTGTCTCAACCCCAGTATTCTGTGGCCTCTATGGCAACTGAGCCTCATCATGATGAAGGAAGACAGTTGACAGCGCAGCCAGGTTGACTCCACCATCCGCTACAGCCGCTAAACTtaactcagagaaagagagagcgagagagcgagagagagaggagagagagagagaatgtggggggcggagagaaagggagcgagaaggagagagagaaaaggagcatgagaatggaagagagagagagagaagacaggagtgagacaaagggagagatgTAGAGCCAGCTCTGCTGCTCAGAGATCCTGTTGCAAGTAGTGAGACTTGTTGAATTGTTGACTTTCTATTCAGAGGACAATTCACACTggggctgtagtgcactacatagggagccatttggaatgcagactgGGTCTCATACAGGTAGATGATGTTGTGGGTGGCAGGCAGCATTCATACTGTACCAACAACAGTGTTTTTGTCATTAAATCCTCATCAAAACTGAACTCATCTGGGACTCAGCTAGGGGTGGTTATTATAGATTATCCAGGGAGTTGACCTgctcctcagagagagaggggggagacagaaaggtgaaagagaagagggagaaagagatgagaaaCAGGGTAGGGAGAGAACGGAGCAAGAGGGAAAGAGGCTAGCTAGAACAGCCTGCCAGTGTGGTTAGAAGTGCTGCCTTCCTGCCTAACTGTCACCAATTTGTTCCTAGCCATGGGGGACATCCAGGGGATGGTGAGGTGATGGCAACTAAGAGTTCTCCTCCGCCCAGATAATGagccttgagtgtgtgtgtgtgtgtgtgtgaatcagaGTCAGACAGGGCTGCTGGTTTCCCTTTTCCCCTGACCTATGAAACCTTAATGGGAAGCAATAGTGTGAGAACCTCCTGAAGACCTGACCTGGTAGAACAGGGGATATAACCAAAATGTTTTAGGGTTGAGCAGAAGAAGCCTGCAAATAAAATGGAAATGTTTGTGCAGACAAAGTCATCAACATTATCTGTGGTAATCACAACTGTTGTACATGTGCAAGCTGAATATGTACGGGGCCATTGAGATTAATTAAGTATATATTTTATAAAAATAAGATATTTAAGGGCATTTTTATGAGAAAATGTCCTTTTAAACAGGTTGCAGTTCTGGAGGCTATTTGAACAGTCTTGGTTAAATGAATGAGGTTTTAATAAATGCCGTTCGCTGTGCAGAAACGCAGTAAAGCTCTTGATAGTACCATCATTGCATCCATAAAGGACGGAAACAGAATGATTTGTAGTTCAGGAGCGCCACTGCGTGGCTCTTGGTGGTATTTGACTGTGGGCACATGCTTTCCTTTAAGAGCAGCCATATATCATGCATATTATAATCATGGCTGTATTTCTTGACAATGTTTTTATTACACGTTTGTCCTTTAGCAGACTCTTACCCAGAGCCACTTACCGTCAGAATAAAATGTTTTATGACAACATGCACCGTACTGCAATAAAAACCCACATAGAAAAAATAGTACTCCAAACAattcaaaaaaatatttcacaCATAATTATATGGAAGGCTACAAATATCCCAGTAAATCCTTACTTCATATAGGACAAGAACTTGGACACAACAGTACTGCTTAGCTAATTACAACTGGTCTGGAACCCAAACTGGTTTGCTCTGTTTAACAGAGCATATGCATTTCCAGGCTAAATGACAAGGGGGAGAGTTAAGAGAAGATAACCTAAATATTTCTGCTGATTCATTCACCTAGCACTAGGAACAGAAAAGAACATGGCTACTCAGCTAACAGTAAGACCAGTCAGTGGAGGTGAGTGATCAGCTTTTTTTACAAACCTTCCCTGTAGAGAACCTTCACAGCACAAAGAGATGCTGACTGACCCGACCAACCTGTATCCACAACTCCTATTCCTAAAAAATATTTAGACCATTCATTAGAACCTTCAGAACATTCTGAACTTCAAGGTAGGGTTTATAATAGATTCTAGTATCATTCAGTCAGTAATAATCAAACTTCATCTGGTGCCACTGGTTCAATATGATTGTAAATAAATATATCTAAGACAGATGGCCCTTTTGTTGTCTTTTTATTTATGGTCATGAGTGGATGAATTTCAACTCAATTTGTATTCATAAAATAAATGATAAACCTGTAACAGTGAATTCATATTACTTTCTTTCATATTTTGTTCCAATAATTCAGATAATAATTTACTTACTTCTGTTACAAAAAAAGGAAGCAGGAGCTAAGGTGAAACACAATGGCCTGAAAACACAATGACAACTGCATAGAATCTTAAAACATATAGTGAGGACCAACTACTGTACTTTAGTTTGTAAAGGAAAACAAATATGGATATttacagcagtggaggctcctcggaGTAAGGGGAGGAGCATCCTCAAAGAATTTCatcaaaatacaaataaatgaaaCCAAGTTAACCTTTTTACATAAAACTATGCTAAATATATTCATTTCACCAAACAATTAATTAATACAGCTTTGCAATGGTCTACAATaccctcagcagcactctgtagggtggcattatggtgtagccagaggacagctagcatCTGTCCTTCTCTGGTTTTATTGACTTCAATGCAAAACCTAGggggctcatggttctcacccccttccatagacttacacagtgattatgacaacttccggaagaTGTCcttcaacctatcagagctcttgcagcatgaactgacatatccacccaatcaaaggatcataTAATAaatatagtactgaaagcataagctactgcagtgcataaaatgtggtgagtagagaaagacaatagttgagcAAATTCATATCTTAAAAAAtgaagaagcaagagagaaagagctaTATTTGGTTGTATTATTTTAAACATTCACTTAGCTAGTTGAATGCAGCTAGCCAGTTTATCCTACTTAAACAGAAAGGGATGCtacgttaactagctggctatggctatccaacactggaactcttccaagttaaAGTAAgattttggttttattaatttattgccacaggGTCCCATcggtgtaactgctaaaatgCCTTCTGACTACACTGCGTGATTGTAGCTAGCGGATTGAATAACACGTTAGTTCTAGTAGGTAGGTTTACTATGAcatgacaacaatgtaggctgtgtgtagtggttagcggtcatgatatgaaggtttggcagctgatgtgttgtgcactgaagtccacacgcgaagggaacagggaacagagcGCATAGGTAGTTCGAGATGGAATTATATACACaccgcattcggaaagtattcagaccccttgactttttacacattgttacattacagccttacatGCTCaacataaatgtacacatacatattATACAATCATTGCATCCACACTGCTTAcgagcgtctgcgtagccaggcgctaaagtagaacttggttctatttgtgacgctcaaCACTGCAAGACCTGCCTCTCCCatttcctcattggtttttaggtgcatatacccacgtgggtgatgtccagaatccagttggttgaggtaatgcaccttaaagttggttgccaactgccatataaagtcagaagaaaaagaagactgaaggaaggagagtgactagagatgactagaaacaaatTCGGTTTACAGTTTAATCTGTGGATTCATTGTCggtgtagaggaccttgtgcatttcaggtaaaataacaacccaatgtttatatctcaGTACATATTTGCTAGCAACAGCAAGGTagttagctaaattgccataaaatgttaaatgcttttcgacctgtcccaaaatgtatataattggttcagagtttaattagatatttcaacctgcgtgacCTGATTGcatctggtgtgggtggacaaaatcaattagtctagtcagcatgttattctaaaattgattattatacatttattttcatcaatcttcacacaataccccataatgacaaagcaaaaacaggtttttagaatgcatttacataagtatttaaaacgctttgctatgagactcaaaattgagctcaggtgcatcctgattcAATTGATCATTGGTGAGATGTTTATACatcttgattagagtccacctgtggtagtTTCAATTGATTGGTCAAGACTttgtcccacatttgacagtgcatgtcagagcaaaaaccaagacattaggtcaaaaggaattgtccgtagagctccgagacaggattgtgtcaaggcacagatctgcggaagggtaccaaacaattctgcagcattgaaggtccctaagaacacaggggcctcaatcattattaaatggaagaagtttggaatcaccaagactcttcattgagctggccgcccggtcaaactgagcaatcgggggagaagggccttggtcagagaggtgaccaagaacctgatgttcactctgacagagttccagaggtcccctgtggagatggagaaccttccagaaggacaaccatctctgcagcactccaccaatcaggcttttatggtagagtggccagacggaagccactcttcagtaaaaggcaaaaggcacttaaaggactctcagaccatgagaaacaagattctcatgtctgatgaaaccaagaatgaactctttggcatgaatgctaTGCACGTCTGAAGGAATGCACGTcggaaggaaacctggcaccatccttacggtgaagcatggtggtagcagcatcatgctgtggggatgtttttcagcggcaggtactgggagactagtcaggatcgagcgaaagatgaacggagcaaagtacagagagacccttgatgaaaacctgctccagagcgctcaggatgtATCATGGAgaaattacaagattatgttataatactgttattgcatcaaatgtttttttttatgcaacagaatagggTTCTTAGAACTCTATCGTGTCTGTGTGAACTGAGAGGAGCTTCTGAAATTTAATTTATGATTGTCTTGTCATGTCTCGGACTGAGTTGCTGTTTCTGTGCCGGGAGGTACCAGGGTGGAGAGGGCTCGGGTATGGATAATTATGAGAGGAACCTTGTTTTAGGGGCCAGAAACTGGTTTCCACACAACGAGCACATCTTTACagcagatatttttttttatacaattcCTAACATTGTGACCCATTCCACACATCTGTTGTTTGTAGTGTAGACTAAAGGGGTATATCTTTGTTATAAAAAGGTGTTTGTATTCTTGATCTCAGGGCTCTCAACCCAACCCCCGACGATCAGCCATCGTTATTGCTCTATATTTTCCctattaatacattttgaataaaGTAATATCCTGATTGGTGATTGACCATTGTCTCTCCTCAATATTGATTAGAATTTCCACGACAGACatcagactggagcgaaggtccaccttccaacaggacagtgaccctaagcacacagccaagacaacgcaggactggcgtcaggacaagtctctgaatgtccttgagtggtccagccagaaaccggacttaaacccgatcgaacatctctggagacctgaaaatagtggtcataaccaagaagacttgagacggtaatctctgccaaaggtgcttaaacaaagtactgagtaaagagtctgaatacttatgtaaatgtgatcagttttttatttttaatacatttgcaaaaaaatctaaaaacctgcttttgctttgtcattatggcatagtgtgtgtagattgatgaggcaaaAAAATAATTTTTCCATTTTagtaggctgtaacgtaacaaaatgaggaaaaagtcaaggggtgtgaaaactttccGAATTCATAGTATACAATGAGCAAAGTGATCTTGCCGTTTTTAtttggctgctatgaaagtgaattgtgtttgcgtgtgatcaggggtgtattcattccaccgattctgttgaaaaacatttcttaaatggaatggggataaacatacctgaatttgtcgaatagaaactctcgtttgcaactgtttgaCTAATGATTAcaacctagatcagctagatgcaggcacgAGAGTTCacggcagtattgaatgtgttaCAGTCTCACCTTGATTACTAAAAATGATCTTGATGAAAGTTCACAATGTAAACTTCTCATAAGATAGGTTGTAGTAATCTCATGATGGATTGTAGTAGCCTTATTGTAGTAGCCTtaacccatcactgttacattgaactgggtgaatgaaatatgaatgacagtcatccaaaatGCTGCattagaaataaggccatgctcataagaaatacatttttaaaatcatcctccctcatcttaaacggcacagACCGCCACTGATCTACAGGTGGGTTAAAAGTCAGCCTCGGTTGGATCTGTTTTTATCTCCTGCAGAAATTCCAGTTGAAAAACTAGGGATGGTTGGAAGAATTTGTCACACTTATTCCCTCTTGATTCCAGAAATGGTAATGGTCATATTTGGAAAGTCTCAGTTATCGAAGTTAGTGGAGGTTGGGGTCTCAGCCACTCAGTGTGTAGGTGAGTTGGGTGTCTTGAAGAGGCCACTCTTTCTGAGGTATCGTACAAGAAGAGGCACTGATATCACAGTGATGCTGATACGGAGCGGAGCAAACAGCTTGTGGATGGCGTACGCCAGCACAAACGTACTGGTACCCGCCGCCAACTTGGACTGAACCAGAGATTCACTGAATCCTATCTTGTACAGGATATCAGCCATGTCGATCCCACTGTGGAGAGGAACACACATACCAGAGGGAGCCATATAACTTTAGCATTCAACAGGATCTCAACATGGTCCTCAAAGCAATTGTAGGATCTTGCTAACTTGTACCTCAAAGACGCAGATAATTGAAATGCTTCATGAAGACAAACTATTAAGTAATACAATGTATCAAACCTGTTTCTAATGGTTCATCCCATTAGAAGATAAGTGTAGAGCAGCATTCTAACTACGTctaaaatggctccctattccctacatggtgcactgCAATGTACTAACAGAGCACtatagggaacatggtgccatttCAGAATGTCCCCATGTCTCTCCCACAACAATTATGCGGTGTGTTAGTGAACTGTAGCACTGGGCGGGCCAGGAGGGCGTTGAATCCAAGGGCCATTACAGCAATAAAGGGAGATCTGCGAGTTGGCTGATAATCTGGACTCAATCCCTCTGGTATTCAGCCTACTGTCAATCAGGCCATGTCAACAAAATGTTTTTGTATATGTGTGACAAATACTGCTGAAGTCTTGCAACATACAGTACCTGGACACAGCGAGGTAGAACATGCCCAGAGACATGAGGGACATACATATGTGGAAGGAGACTCCTACAGCTCCGTACTCCTTAAAGATCTTCTTCAGCTGCTGGGTCTTGCTAGGATTGTCCTCCTCCGGCTCCGGTACCTCGGGTTCCTCAGGGCCTTTTAATGAGGCCTGCTTTGGAGTCTGGTCCTGGTCGGGTCAGAGAGAGATATCATTTTGTATTTATCCTTTAATTAAACTCAGGGAAGTCACATTGAGATTTACAAGTTTTCAAGTGAGCCCTGGACAAGGAAGATCAATACTGGTAATACATATAAAAGTTAAATTCAAAAAGTATTaatgaaatgtacagttgaagtcagaagtttacaaacacttaggttggagtcattaaaacttgtttttcaaccactctacaaatttcttgttaacaaactatagttttggcaagtcggataggacatctacttcgtgcatgacacaatacatttttccaacaattgtttacagacagattatttcactgtatcacaattccagtgggtcggaagtttacatacactaagttggctgtttatttaaacagcgtggaaaattcccaaaaattatgtcatggcattagaagcttctgataggttaattgacataatttgagtcaattggaggtgtacctgtggatgtatttcaaggcctaccttcaaactcagagcctctttgcttgacatcatgggaaattgtAAACCTCCagaagtttggttcatccttgggagcaatttccaaatgcctgaagataccacgttcatctgtacaaacaatagtatgcaagcataaacaccatgggaccacgcagccgtcataacgctcaggaaggaaacgcgttccgtctcctagagatgaacatactttggtgctaaaagtgcaaatcaatcccagaacaagatcaaaggaccttgtgaagatgctggaggaaaacggtacaaatgtatctatatccgcagtaaaacgagtcctatatcgacataacctgaaagaccgctcagcaaggaagaagccactgctccaaaaccgccataaaaaagccagactacggtttgcaactggggacaaagatcgtactttttggagaaatgtgctctggtctgatgaaacagaaatagaactgtttggccataggacggactggtgcacttcacaaaatagcatcatgagggaggattatgtggatatattgaagaaacatctcaagacatcagtcagaaagttaaagtttggtcacaaatgggtcttccaaatggacaatgatccaaagcatacttccaaagttgtggcaaaatggcttaatgacaagaaagtcaaggtattggagtggccatcacaaagccctgacctcaatcctatattacatttgtgggcagaactgaaaaagtgtatgcgagcaaggaggcctacaaacctgactcagttacaccagctctgtcaggaggaatgggccataattcccccaacttattgtgggaagcttgtggaaggctactcaaaacgtttgacgcaagttaaacaatttgaaggcaatgctaccaaatacgaattgagtaaactgctgacccactaggaatgtgatgaaagaaagaaaggctgaaataaatcattctgtcaactattattctgatatttcacattcttaaaataaagtggtgatcctaactgacctaagacagggaatttttacttaaatgtcaggaattgtgaaaaagtttaaatgtatttggctaaggtagatgtaaacttcagactACAACTGTATATGCATCATACATAGCCAATATGTtgaatctttgtgggctatactcagccttgtctcaggatggtaagttggtggttgaagatattcctctagtgttgtgggggttgtgctttggcaaagtgggtggggttatatccttcctgtttggccctgtccgggggtgtcctcggatggggccacagtgtctcctgacccctcctgtctcagcctccagtatttatgctgcagtagtttatgtgtcggggggctagggtcagtttgttatatctggagtacttctcctgtcctattcggtgtcctgtgtgaatctaagtgtgcgttctctaattctctctttctttctctctctcggaggacctgagccataggaccatgccccaggaatacctgacat from Oncorhynchus clarkii lewisi isolate Uvic-CL-2024 chromosome 7, UVic_Ocla_1.0, whole genome shotgun sequence includes the following:
- the LOC139414200 gene encoding protein FAM210B, mitochondrial-like isoform X2, producing the protein MNQTSGGLQFPMMSSKEALSLKDQTPKQASLKGPEEPEVPEPEEDNPSKTQQLKKIFKEYGAVGVSFHICMSLMSLGMFYLAVSSGIDMADILYKIGFSESLVQSKLAAGTSTFVLAYAIHKLFAPLRISITVISVPLLVRYLRKSGLFKTPNSPTH